The window CCCCCTTCCTGGCCCTCTCCACCGCCTTCTTGGCCTCGAGGTACACGGCGAAGGCGTCGTTCCCGTCCACCACCACCCCCGGCATCCCGTACCCCTCGGCCCGCCTCGCCACGTAGTCCACCTTCATCTGGCGGCTTTTGGGGACGCTGATGGCGTAGCCGTTGTTCTGCACCAGGAAGACCACGGGGGCGCCGAAGACCGCGGCGAAGTTCAGCCCCTCGTGGAAGTCCCCCTCGCTCGTCCCCCCGTCCCCGATGGAGGTGGCCACCACCCAGTCCTCCCCCCGGTACCGCCCGGCCAGGGCGAGCCCCACCGCCTGGGGGATCTGGGTGGCGATGGGGATGTAGGGGTTCACCGCCCTGACCCCCTCGGGGAAGCGCCAGCCGGCAGGGTGGGCCCGCCAGTAGAGGATGAGGGTGTGGATGGGAAGCCCCTTGGCGAGGAGCATGGCGCTTTCCCGGTAGGAGGGGACGACCCAGTCCCTCTCCTCCAGGGCCAGGGCCACCCCCACCTGGGCCGCCTCCTGGCCCATGAAGGGGGCGTAGACCCCAAGCCTCCCCTGGCGCTGGAGGGTGAGGGCCTTCTCGTCAAAAAACCGGGCCCGGCGCATGGCCCGGTAGAGCCTCAGGGCTTCTTCCTCCGCTAGGGGGAACTCCCCTTCATCCAGATACCGCACCACCTTCGGCTTCACGGGGGGAGTTTACCACACGCCCCAGGCGCTCCAGGGCGAGGTGAAGCTCCTCCTCAGTCTTGCAGAAGGCGAAGCGGAAGAGGTCCTTGGGAGGGTCTTCAAGGTAGAAGGCCGAGGCGGGGATGAGGGCCACCCGCGCCTCCTCCACGAGCCGGAAGGCGTCCCACCCGGGAAGCTCGGCCATGAGGAAGTAGGTGCCCTCGGGGACGTAGACCCTAAGCCCCATCGCCCTAAGCCCCCCGGCGAGGAGGTCCCGCCTCCTCCGGTAGCCTTCCCGCAGGGCCTCGTAGAACCCCTCTCTCCTCGCCAGCTTCAGGGCCTCCGCCACCCCGGCCTGGAGGGGCGTGGGGGCGGAGAAGCTCGTCCACTGGCGCATCCCCGCGAGGCGGGGCATGAACTCCTTGGGCCCCACGATCCAGCCCACCCGGTAGCCCGTGGCCTCGAGGCGCTTCCCTGCGCTCCCCACGGTGAAGGTGCGCTCCGGGGCGAACTCCCTAAGGCGCCTTGGCCTCTCCCCGTAGTAGAGCTCGTCGTAGACCTCGTCGGATATGAGGAAGAGGTCGTGCGCCCTTGCGAGGCGGGCGATGGCCTCTAGCTCCCTCTCCCCGAAGACGAGGCCCGTGGGGTTCATGGGGGTGTTGAGGAGGAGGGCCCGGGTCCTTGGGGTGAGGGCCTTCTCCAGGGCGGAAAGGTCCAGGCGGAAGCCCTCAGGGGTGAGGTCTAAGCGCACAAGCCTGGCCTTGGCCCCCGCCAGGAAGGCGTCCGGCAGGTAGACGTCAAAGAAAGGCTCCAGCACCACTACCTCGTCCCCCGGGCCCACGAGGCTTTGCAGGAGGACGTAGAGGGCCTCCGTGGCCCCGGAGGTGACCACCACGCTTTCGGGCTCCACGGCGAACTCTTCGGCAAGGGCCTCCCTAAGGGCGGGAAGCCCCGCCGGGGGGGCGTACTGATCCTGGCGGCCCAAGGCGCGCCGCACCGCCTCCAGGAGGAAGGGAGGCGGGGGATTAGAGGGAAACCCCTGGCCCAGGTTCACCGCGCCCAGGCGCTGGGCGAGCCCGCTCATCCTGGGGAAGATGCTCTCCTTGGCCGCCTCGGTGCGGGGGTGGAGGCGCATGGGGATAGGGTAGCGCAAGGTTATGCGCTGGGGGAAGGGCGGGCCTCCCCGAAGAGGTGGAGGAAGAGGGCCTCGAGGCTCGGCGTCCCCCGGGAGACCTCGAGGACCTCCACGGGGAAAGCCCCCAAGGCCTCCCGTAGCGCCTCCCACGGCCCGAGGAAGAAGAGGACCTCGGGGCCTTCCGCGCTCCAGCCGGGGCCTAAGGCCTGGAGGAGGGCCTCCGCCTTGGGCTCGGCGAGGCGCACCCGGTACCCCTCCCCGGCCCACTCCCGGAGAAGGACCCGGGTGGGGCCCTGCCGCCGCACCTCCCCCCGGTGGAGGAAGGCCACGCGGTCGCTCACCCGCTCCACCACCTCGAGGTCGTGGGAGGTGAGGAGGATGCCCCAGCCCTCCTTCTTAAGCTCCAGGAGGATCCCCTCAAACTCCCTCCGGCTCACGGGGTCCAGGCCCAGGGTGGGCTCGTCCAGGAGGAGGAAACGGGGCTTGAGGGCGAGGGCCAGGGCCAGGGCCGCCTTCTGCTGCATGCCCCGGGAGAGGGAGGCGAGAGGGGCGTGGAGGCGGTCCTTTAGGCCGAAGCGCTCCAGCCAGGCCTCAAACCGGGGGCGGACTTCCTTTGGGGGAAGCCCCCGGATGCCCCCGAAGTAGAGGGCGTTCACCAGGAGGCTCAGGTTGACGTAGAGGTTGCGGCTTCCCTCCAGGAGGACGCCGAACTCGTGGCCCTGGGGTCTGCGCCGCGCCCCGCCCTCCTCCAGGACCACCTCTCCCCCATCGGGGAGGAGGAGGCCGAGGACGACCTTGATGAGGGTGGTCTTGCCTGCCCCGTTGGGGCCCAAAAGGCCCAGGATCTCCCCGGCCCCAAGCTCCAGGCTCACCCCCTTGAGGGCCTCCAGCTTGCCGAAGCGCTTGTGGACGTTCTGCACCAAAAGCCGCATCAGTACCTCCCTAATAGGCCCCTCCGCCGCACCGCCGCGTAGACCCAGGCCATGGCGAAAAGCCCCGCCCCGAGGAAGAGGAGGGCTTGGACCAGGGCCAGGAGGAGAAGCCCCGGAGAAACCTCCTCCCCTGTGAAGGCGAGCCGGAGGAGGTAGGCCCCCGGGGCAAAGGGCAGGTGGGTCATCCAGGGCTCAAACCGGACCAGGGAGAAGAAGTAAGGCAGGAAGAGGAACTGGACGATGGTGAAGAAGCCCTCCACCCGCTTGAACTGGAGGGCCAAGGCCCCCATGCCGAGGGCGAAGCCCAAGGCGGCGAGGTACAGGGGCAAAAGGCCCAGGGGCCACCAGGAGGCGGGGGTGAGCCTAACCCCGAGGAGGAGAACCAGGGGAAGAAGGGTAAGGAGGTTAAAGGTGATGCCGGCGAGACCCTGCACGAGGGCGCGCAGGAGAAGCTGCCGGAGAAGCCCTCCTCGGGCCAGGCCCAGGTGCTCCAGGGTGCCTAAGGCGGCCTCGGACTGGACGGAATAGGCGATGGACTGGAAGGTGCCCACCACCAGGTTGAAGGCGGCGAAGACCAGGAGGAGGGGGCCCAGGTCCAGGCCCAGGCTCGCCAGCCCCTCGGGGGTCAGGTTCTCCAGGCCGAGGACCATGGAGTAGAAGAAGAGGACGGAGGCCAGAAGCCCCGCCAGGGTGTCAAACCAGTAGCGCTTGGTAAGGCTCCAGTCAAGAAGGATTTCGCTCCAGAGCTGCCAGAGCACCATGCCCCCTAGAACCTCCCCAATATACCCCGCCTGCGGACTAGGCGGTACATGTAGGCCATGGCCCAAAGGCCCGCCCCGAAGAGGAGGAGGCCCTGGAGGAGGGCCAGGAGGAAGATCTCCCGGTCAAACTCCCCGCCCGTGAGCCCAAGCCGCACCAGGTGGGCCCCTGGGGCGAAGGGGAGGTAGGCCATGTAGGGCTGCCATTGGGTGAGGGAAAGAAAGTAGGGGAGCAGTATGAAATTGAGCACAATAAAAAGGTTATCTACCCGCCTAAAGAGAAGTCCCAAGGATCCCATGAGGAAAGCTAAGCCGAGGTTTATTGGAAAGAAGGCCAACACACCAAGCGGCCACCACCAGGAGGGTTGGAAGGAAATGCCGCTCACCCAGTAGAGCACTAGGAGCACCGCGGCGGCATACAGCCCCCCGTTTAGGCCAAGGACAAAGGCCCTTACCGTTAACTGGGTAAGTAGCCCTCCTCTTGCTAGAGAGAGGTGCTCTATGGTCCCAAGCATGCTCTCGTTCAAAATATTCAAAGCAAATGTTCGCCAAAGGGCCCCTGCGAATTCGGAGACACCGTATAAGGCGAGCAGAGAGCCTAGGTCTAGGTCTGATAAAGATGTCTTCGTTACGCTTTTCAAGCCGATTAAGATGGCATAGAAAAACAGTACATCTGCCAACATTCCGGAGAGGAAGTTGAGCCAATATAGCTTGTAGTGCTCCAACATCAACCTTACTTCGGCCAACCACTGGAACCGGTTCATCGCTTTATTCCGGAGTGTGAGGCCAAGGTGCCTTGACTTCTTCGCTGCGCAGGCTACCTTGGCCTCCTTACCTAGGCCTCAGCTACCAAAGCTTGGTGTTGTGGACGCAGCCCGAATTCTGCCCACAATTGTAGCCACAGTCGCCGCTAGGAGCTATACGCAGTCCAGGCTTCACGACCCACCGCATCCTCCTCACCTCCTTTCCCTAGCCCGTGCAGGGGCGAGGTGCCGGCTCTGCCTCGCCTGCACGTTTAAAAACACCTGGAGTTGGACGAAGAACGCCTGCTTGAGTAAATCCTAAGATCTGTCCACTGGTAATAGTACCCCGCCCAGGCTGAGCTGTAGCACCCCGTGCTTCCGTAGGCCACACTCATGCACTGGGAAGTGGGCCAACCCGAGTCGTAGCAGGGTGGAGGCCAGTCGTTCGCCGCCTTGGCGCTGGTCCGGGTTTCCACCTGGCCCCAGATGATGCTGCCCGTAGAGCAGCTGGCGAAAGCGTAGGCCTTAGCCCCAGGAGAGGCTGTGGTGGGCATGGCCGAGGCCGCCAAGCTACAGGACGGGAAAAGGGACTGGGGGCCCAGGTGCTGGACCAGGAGGGGAAAAGTATCCAGACCCACCACCATTCCCCCATCAGAGGTCTTGAGCTTCGGGGGCAAACCCTGGAAGTCTCCACCCCCAGGGAGGTTCTCCGGACCGTACCGTTTCATCTGCCCCACAATTTCCCCCAGCTTCGCCCTAAGTTCCTGGCGTTGCGGTTCCTTCAGGGGGAGAGGGATCCTCTCCAAGAAGGCCCTTTCCAGGACGCTTACCACAAGCTCCTCGTCGGACCAAAGAGCCTGCTGCTCCTTCACAAAGCGCAGCTGTTCCTCCCAGAATGCCTTTTCCTCGGAGGTGGCTTGGGCCATCCTTCCCTGGGCGTATTCAGCGAACTTCCGCACGCTTTCCTCGCTCAAAAGAGGTGGCGCTATATCCAGGGAAACCCTCCCCTCCCCCTCCCGGTACCGGATTCCGGGGGCGAGTTCCATCCAGGCAGCGGATTGATCGGGGGATTGGGAAGGCGTTGCGGTTGCCGCTCCCCGCCCGCAGCCCGCAAAAAGACCAGAGAGAACGACCAGGAGCGCCAAGGGCACTCTTGAACTCCAGGCGAAGGGCCTCACGTGGATCCGCCGCATCCGGCCGCCGACCTTGACCTCCTGCACTTCCTTGAGCATCTCCTTCACCCCCTTACGGGTTAGCCTCAGGGTAGCAAGAGGAAGGTAACGCCCGCGTAACTCAGGAAGCTCTCATAAAGACGCTAGGGCGTTACGCGGAGGTTACGTGGGCCGGGGTAGCCTTCAGGCGTGCGGCTCTTGTGGCTTCTCCTTGACCTCCTCGGGGGCTCTGGGGTCCTTCCCCAGTGCTTCGTCCCCTGCTGCCTGCCTCCGGGGCCGGGGCTCTAAGGCCCCACTCCCCCCTGAGCCTTGCCACCCGGGCCCGGGCGATGGGGCGGCGGGGATCCTGGGAGGGTAGCCTCTCCAAGAGGGCCTCCCAGACCTCCAGGTCCTCCCCCAGGCGCTCGGCCTCTGGGAGGCCTTCTTGGGGAGTTTGGAGGAGGGCTTCCGCCTCCCGGTCCCTGCCCTCCTCCAGGAGGCGGAGGACAGGAGCCAGGGGGCTTGCCGGGAAATCCAGGGCCACGGAGCCATTTTAGACGTGCGGGGGCCTGGGCTTTTGTTCCTTGGCCCGGTACCGGGACCTGCCCTTGGGCTTCGCCGATGCCGCGGTTGTCGCCATGGCGGAGCGGAATGGGGGCCTGGTCCTAAGCCTGGACCGGCACTTTCACATGGTGGCGCAGGAGGGGACCATCCGGGTACTTCCCTAACCCGCGATCCTGAGGAGGGCGAGGAAGCTTTCCAGCTCCAGGCTCGCCCCGCCCACGAGCCCCCCGTCCACGTTGGGCATGGAGAGGAGGTCGGCGAAGTTCTTGGGGTTGACGCTTCCTCCGTAGAGGATGCGAACCCGGCTCGCGAAGGCCTCCCCGTACCGCTCGGAAAGGGCCTTGCGGATCGCCTGGTGCATGGCCTCGGCGTCCTCGGGGGTGGCGTTTTTGCCCGTGCCGATGGCCCACACGGGCTCGTAGGCGATGACGAGGGCCTCTGGGCCAGGGGGCTCCACCCCCTCGAGGCTCCCCCGGAGTTGCCTCAAGGTGTAGGGCACGGCCTCGCCCTTTTCCCGCACCTCCAAGGGTTCCCCCACGCAGAGGATGGGGGTGATCCCCTCCTCCAGAAGCCTCTTGGCCTTCTCCGCCACCAGGGCGTCCGTCTCCCCGTGGTAGCGCCTTCGCTCCGAGTGGCCCACGATGGCGTAGCGGCAACCGAGGTCGGAAAGCATCCGTGCCGAAACCTCCCCCGTGTAGGCCCCCTCCTTGTGGGCGGAGACGTCCTGAGCCCCGTAGCCCACCTGGGTTTCGGCCAGCACCTCCTTGGCCACGGGGAGGATGGGGAAGGCGGGGAGGACGGCGGCCTCCGACTGCAGGGGGGGAAGGAGCCTCTTGAGCTCGGCGA of the Thermus thermophilus HB8 genome contains:
- a CDS encoding pyridoxal phosphate-dependent aminotransferase; translation: MRLHPRTEAAKESIFPRMSGLAQRLGAVNLGQGFPSNPPPPFLLEAVRRALGRQDQYAPPAGLPALREALAEEFAVEPESVVVTSGATEALYVLLQSLVGPGDEVVVLEPFFDVYLPDAFLAGAKARLVRLDLTPEGFRLDLSALEKALTPRTRALLLNTPMNPTGLVFGERELEAIARLARAHDLFLISDEVYDELYYGERPRRLREFAPERTFTVGSAGKRLEATGYRVGWIVGPKEFMPRLAGMRQWTSFSAPTPLQAGVAEALKLARREGFYEALREGYRRRRDLLAGGLRAMGLRVYVPEGTYFLMAELPGWDAFRLVEEARVALIPASAFYLEDPPKDLFRFAFCKTEEELHLALERLGRVVNSPREAEGGAVSG
- the pdhA gene encoding pyruvate dehydrogenase (acetyl-transferring) E1 component subunit alpha, with the protein product MKPKVVRYLDEGEFPLAEEEALRLYRAMRRARFFDEKALTLQRQGRLGVYAPFMGQEAAQVGVALALEERDWVVPSYRESAMLLAKGLPIHTLILYWRAHPAGWRFPEGVRAVNPYIPIATQIPQAVGLALAGRYRGEDWVVATSIGDGGTSEGDFHEGLNFAAVFGAPVVFLVQNNGYAISVPKSRQMKVDYVARRAEGYGMPGVVVDGNDAFAVYLEAKKAVERARKGEGPTLLEALTYRLAPHTTSDDPSRYRSKEEEEAWRAKDPILRLRKALEGRGLWGEEAEKALLLELEEEFQRELALADEAPEPRPEEIVEHVYAEMGPDQRRAWEALRRGLHVEEVE
- the tpiA gene encoding triose-phosphate isomerase, which translates into the protein MRRVLVAGNWKMHKTPSEARVWFAELKRLLPPLQSEAAVLPAFPILPVAKEVLAETQVGYGAQDVSAHKEGAYTGEVSARMLSDLGCRYAIVGHSERRRYHGETDALVAEKAKRLLEEGITPILCVGEPLEVREKGEAVPYTLRQLRGSLEGVEPPGPEALVIAYEPVWAIGTGKNATPEDAEAMHQAIRKALSERYGEAFASRVRILYGGSVNPKNFADLLSMPNVDGGLVGGASLELESFLALLRIAG
- a CDS encoding ABC transporter ATP-binding protein, with the translated sequence MRLLVQNVHKRFGKLEALKGVSLELGAGEILGLLGPNGAGKTTLIKVVLGLLLPDGGEVVLEEGGARRRPQGHEFGVLLEGSRNLYVNLSLLVNALYFGGIRGLPPKEVRPRFEAWLERFGLKDRLHAPLASLSRGMQQKAALALALALKPRFLLLDEPTLGLDPVSRREFEGILLELKKEGWGILLTSHDLEVVERVSDRVAFLHRGEVRRQGPTRVLLREWAGEGYRVRLAEPKAEALLQALGPGWSAEGPEVLFFLGPWEALREALGAFPVEVLEVSRGTPSLEALFLHLFGEARPSPSA